CCACGAGCCGCTGCGCCCCCACGCTGAGGCGGACGGCCTGACGGACTTCGTCGAAGACGGTCTCGGGCAGGCCGGCCAGCTGGGCCACACGCTGGTGGAGACTCGCTGCGAAGTCGAGCTCGCCCCGCATGGCGGCCTCGGTCACCGCGGCCACTTCGGCCTCCTTGCCGGCATGGGCCGCGATCAGCTCGATGACCTCCTGCTGGATGAGGGTCGAGTCGACGTCCATGATGAGAAATTTCCGCTCGGCCTGGCGGAGCGCGTACGGCACGACCGCCACGTCGATGCTCAGGCCGGCCTCGGCCAGCGCTTCACGGGCCGAGACGAGCCACTGTTCCGGGACCACCGAGGCGGCGTCCGCGTCGGCCGGGGCCACCACGGTCAGCTCGGCCGCCTGAAATCCTTCCGCGCTGACGGGCCGCCACTCGCCGTCCACCGCTCCGTGCCGTGCGAGGACGGCGGACGCCTCCTCCAGGGCTGTGGCGGAGAGTTCCGGGGCATAGGCGAGGGCGGAGAAGTGTGACTGCATTCAGCCATGGTAGCCAGCGTTGCGGTTATCCATGGAACCCACTTTTACCCTAAGGTTTTATGTCATGAGTGAAGTCCTCCAGTTGAGCCATGTCTCGGTGCGCCGGGGCCGGAAAACACTTCTGAACGATGTTTCCTGGCAGGTCAACGACGGCGAGCGGTGGGTGGTGCTCGGTCCGAACGGCGCGGGCAAGACCACGCTGCTCCAGCTGGCGGGTGCGCGGATGCACCCGAGCGACGGCACCGTGGACATCCTCGACGAGCGCCTCGGCCGCGTGGACGTCTTCGAACTGCGTCCCCGGATCGGACTGTCCTCGGCCGCCCTGGCCAATCACATCCCGGAGGACGAGACCGTCCTCAACGTGGTCGTCACCGCGGCCTACGGCGTGACCGGCCGCTGGCGTGAGGGCTACGAACGCGCCGATGAGCGCCGCGCCTTCCGCCTCCTGAACGCCTGGGGGATGGGCCCCCTCCTCAACCGGCAGTTCGCCACGCTGAGTGAAGGCGAACGCAAGCGCACCCAGATCGCGCGTGCCCTCATGACCGACCCCGAGCTGCTCCTCCTCGACGAGCCCGGCGCCGGCCTGGATCTCGGCGGACGCGAGGAGCTCGTCGCCGAGCTGTCCAAGCTCGCCGCCGACCCGATGTCCCCGGTGACCATCCTGGTGACGCATCACCTGGAGGAGGTCCCGCCGTCGTTCACGCATGCTCTGCTGCTGCGCGACGGCGAGGTGGTGACCGCCGGTCCGATCGCCGACGTGCTGACCGAGGACCACCTCAGCGCCACCTTCGGCCTGCCGCTGACCGTCACGCACGACGCCGGACGGTACACCGCCCGCGCCCGCGCCTAGGAGCCGCCCGTCATGGAGTGGCTGCACGGCGCGCTGATCTTCCTCGCGGGCATCTGGGCCGGGACCATCAACACGGTGGTGGGCTCGGGCACGCTCGTGACGTTCCCCGTGCTGGTCGCGCTGGGAACAGCCCCCGTGACGGCGTCCATCAGCAACGCCATGGGCCTGATCGCCGGCAACGTCTCCGGAGCCCTCGGGTACCGGAAGCAGCTCCAGGGCCGCTGGCGGTCGCTGGCCACCCTCATGCCGGCCTCGCTGCTCGGCGGGGTCACCGGCGCCTACCTCCTGCTGCACCTCCCGGAGGAGGTGTTCCAGTACGTCGCCCCGGTGCTGATCGTGTGCGCACTCCTCCTGGTGGTCTTCCAGCCCCGGCTGCAGCGCTGGGTCCGGAACCGCGAGCAGGTGCCCGGCAACGCCCTCAAGGACAAGAACCACGGAGTCCTGCTCCTGGTCCTGGTGTTCCTGGCCGGCGTCTACGGAGGCTACTTCGTAGCCGCGCAGGGCGTGCTGCTGGTGGGCATCCTCGGGGTCTTCATGGCCGGCACCATGCAGCAGGCCAACGCGATGAAGAACTTCCTGGTCCTGGCGGTGAACGTCGTCGCGGCGGTGTCCTATCTGCTGTTCGCCTTCGACCGGATCAGCTGGCCCGTGGTGGCTCTCATCGCGGTCTCCTCCCTGATCGGTGGTCTGCTGGGCGCGAAGATCGGGCAGAAGCTCAAGCCGGTGGTGCTCCGCACCGTGATCGTGGTGCTGGGCCTCCTGGCACTGGCCGTGATGCTGGGCAAGCTGCTGGCATAATCCTTGGGTGCCCTTCATCGCCCTTGAGAATGCCTCCGATCCCCGGATCGCCGACTACCGCAACCTCACCGACGTCCAGCTGCGCCTGAAGACCGAACCCGAGCGCGGCCTCTACATCGCGGAGTCGTCCCGCGTGGTGCGGCGGGCCATCGCCGCAGGTCACCGGCCCCGGTCCTTCTTCCTCACGGAGAAGTGGATCAAGGATCTCGCCGACGTCCTGGAACAGTTCCCCGACGTCCCGGCGTACGTGGGGGAATCCGCGGTCTTGGAGGAGATCACCGGCTTCCACCTCCACCGGGGAGCTCTGGCCGCCATGGAGCGTCCCGCGCCCCGTGCGCTGCAGGAAGTGCTCGACGGCGCGCGGCGGGTCGCCGTGCTGGAGGACATCACGGACCACACGAACCTCGGGGCCATGTTCCGCAGCGCCGCCGGCCTGGGCATTGACGCGGTGCTGGTGACGCCGCGCTGCGCCGACCCGCTCTACCGCCGATCGATCCGCGTGAGCATGGGCACGGTCTTCCAGGTGCCGTGGGCCCGCCTGGACTCGTGGCCCGAGGGGATCGAAGAGCTGCAGGCCGCGGGCTTCACCGTGGCCGCGATGGAGCTCACCCCGGAATCCCTGACCATCGACGCCCTCGCGGCGCGCAGCCCGGAGCGGCTCGCCCTGATCCTCGGGACCGAGGGCGCCGGCGTCACGCCCGAGGCGCTGGAGGCCGCCGACGTCGCGGTGGAGATCCCGATGCGGCCCGGCGTGGACTCGCTCAATGTGGCCGCGGCGTCCGCCGTCGCGTTCTGGGAGCTGCGGGCGCGCTGACAGCCGGTGCGGGCCGGTGCGTGACCTGGCCCGCGTTGCTACCGTGGTGTCATGAGCGAAGCACTGGATGAGGGGCCGTTCTATCACGGCACCAAGGCCGATCTGAAGGCCGGCGATCTTCTCACGGCGGGGTTCCGGTCCAATTACAAGCCGGAGATCGTGATGAACCACATCTACTTCACCGCGCTGCGGGACGGGGCCGGGCTGGCCGCCGAGCTCGCCGCGGGGGAGGGCGAACCGCGGGTGTATCTCGTGGAGCCGACCGGCGAGTTCGAAAACGATCCGAACGTCACGGACAAGAAGTTCCCCGGCAACCCCACCCGCTCCTACCGCAGCACGGAACCCCTTCGGATCCTCGGCGAAGTGACCGACTGGACACGCCTGACCCCGGAGGCGCTTCAGGGCTGGCGGGACCGGCTCGCGGCCATCCGAGCGGACGAGCGTGCG
This portion of the Arthrobacter woluwensis genome encodes:
- the arr gene encoding NAD(+)--rifampin ADP-ribosyltransferase, with protein sequence MSEALDEGPFYHGTKADLKAGDLLTAGFRSNYKPEIVMNHIYFTALRDGAGLAAELAAGEGEPRVYLVEPTGEFENDPNVTDKKFPGNPTRSYRSTEPLRILGEVTDWTRLTPEALQGWRDRLAAIRADERAEIIN
- a CDS encoding sulfite exporter TauE/SafE family protein encodes the protein MEWLHGALIFLAGIWAGTINTVVGSGTLVTFPVLVALGTAPVTASISNAMGLIAGNVSGALGYRKQLQGRWRSLATLMPASLLGGVTGAYLLLHLPEEVFQYVAPVLIVCALLLVVFQPRLQRWVRNREQVPGNALKDKNHGVLLLVLVFLAGVYGGYFVAAQGVLLVGILGVFMAGTMQQANAMKNFLVLAVNVVAAVSYLLFAFDRISWPVVALIAVSSLIGGLLGAKIGQKLKPVVLRTVIVVLGLLALAVMLGKLLA
- the serB gene encoding phosphoserine phosphatase SerB gives rise to the protein MQSHFSALAYAPELSATALEEASAVLARHGAVDGEWRPVSAEGFQAAELTVVAPADADAASVVPEQWLVSAREALAEAGLSIDVAVVPYALRQAERKFLIMDVDSTLIQQEVIELIAAHAGKEAEVAAVTEAAMRGELDFAASLHQRVAQLAGLPETVFDEVRQAVRLSVGAQRLVDAFHGAGHRVAVVSGGFNQILGPLAEELGLDFWLANDLEVQDGLLTGRVAGDVVDRATKASRLREWAQASGVPLEAAIAVGDGANDLDMLATAGLGVAFNAKPAVQAAADAAINVPNLDAVAVLAGVPLA
- a CDS encoding TrmH family RNA methyltransferase; its protein translation is MPFIALENASDPRIADYRNLTDVQLRLKTEPERGLYIAESSRVVRRAIAAGHRPRSFFLTEKWIKDLADVLEQFPDVPAYVGESAVLEEITGFHLHRGALAAMERPAPRALQEVLDGARRVAVLEDITDHTNLGAMFRSAAGLGIDAVLVTPRCADPLYRRSIRVSMGTVFQVPWARLDSWPEGIEELQAAGFTVAAMELTPESLTIDALAARSPERLALILGTEGAGVTPEALEAADVAVEIPMRPGVDSLNVAAASAVAFWELRAR
- a CDS encoding ABC transporter ATP-binding protein; this encodes MSEVLQLSHVSVRRGRKTLLNDVSWQVNDGERWVVLGPNGAGKTTLLQLAGARMHPSDGTVDILDERLGRVDVFELRPRIGLSSAALANHIPEDETVLNVVVTAAYGVTGRWREGYERADERRAFRLLNAWGMGPLLNRQFATLSEGERKRTQIARALMTDPELLLLDEPGAGLDLGGREELVAELSKLAADPMSPVTILVTHHLEEVPPSFTHALLLRDGEVVTAGPIADVLTEDHLSATFGLPLTVTHDAGRYTARARA